One window of the Chitinispirillales bacterium genome contains the following:
- a CDS encoding DUF5610 domain-containing protein, with product MIQGVGNNNVSAESFRTTSNYQRKGKEGIGDENVKKPIKEDGAVFSKEKGEAVSENETVRGGKNNSDEIVRTIKDEYRRLQASIIRSILKNSGINASGKVKVNGEEIDWDNLDWDKLISESDKTLTPEQIIDTLPDEWKPDAVAERIVNFATSFYAKSGLEGKEFYDKIKAAIDLGFGEADKIVGGKLPGNIKSVITFTRNAVYEKLDNWAKNMGIEIPYTGEDKSKVDVKA from the coding sequence ATGATTCAAGGAGTAGGAAACAACAACGTTTCCGCGGAATCGTTTCGGACGACTTCTAATTACCAGCGGAAAGGCAAGGAAGGTATCGGCGACGAAAACGTCAAAAAGCCGATAAAAGAAGACGGAGCGGTGTTTTCAAAAGAAAAAGGCGAGGCGGTTTCTGAGAATGAAACTGTTCGTGGCGGCAAAAACAATTCCGATGAAATTGTCCGGACTATTAAAGATGAATACAGACGGCTGCAAGCAAGCATTATTCGTAGTATTCTCAAAAATTCCGGTATAAACGCAAGCGGAAAAGTTAAGGTAAACGGCGAAGAAATCGATTGGGATAACCTTGATTGGGACAAATTGATTTCCGAAAGCGATAAGACATTGACTCCGGAACAGATAATAGATACCCTTCCGGACGAGTGGAAACCGGACGCCGTCGCCGAAAGAATAGTCAACTTTGCAACAAGTTTCTATGCGAAGAGCGGACTTGAAGGCAAAGAGTTTTACGACAAAATAAAGGCGGCTATCGACCTCGGATTCGGTGAAGCCGATAAAATTGTCGGAGGAAAACTTCCGGGAAACATTAAGAGCGTTATTACCTTTACGCGCAACGCGGTCTATGAAAAATTGGATAACTGGGCAAAAAATATGGGAATAGAAATTCCTTATACCGGCGAAGACAAGTCCAAAGTCGATGTGAAAGCGTAG
- a CDS encoding ANTAR domain-containing protein, whose product MENALIVSDAEKSAVFFTEILKAASCENISVLHSAEKARRLIMERDFDLAIINVPLIDESGENLARHIASKNIAQVILVVQSEFFDEVSAITENDGILVVAKPVDKTIFWSVLKLAQSAQSRLKKMQIENGKLRQKIEDMRVIDRAKLILVSNLKMSEIEAHRFIGKQAMDVRSTRIEIAKGILKTYDG is encoded by the coding sequence ATGGAAAACGCTCTGATAGTTTCAGACGCTGAAAAAAGCGCCGTTTTTTTTACCGAAATTCTTAAAGCGGCGTCTTGCGAAAATATCAGCGTTTTGCATTCGGCGGAAAAAGCGCGGCGGCTGATTATGGAGCGGGATTTCGATTTGGCGATAATTAACGTTCCGCTTATCGACGAAAGCGGTGAAAATTTGGCAAGGCATATCGCGTCAAAGAATATCGCGCAGGTTATACTTGTCGTCCAAAGTGAATTTTTTGACGAAGTGTCCGCAATTACCGAAAACGACGGTATTTTGGTTGTCGCCAAACCGGTAGATAAAACGATTTTCTGGTCGGTCCTTAAACTCGCTCAATCGGCGCAAAGCCGTCTTAAAAAAATGCAGATAGAAAACGGTAAATTGAGGCAGAAAATAGAAGATATGAGGGTAATCGACAGGGCGAAACTGATTTTGGTTTCCAATTTGAAAATGAGCGAAATAGAAGCCCACAGATTTATCGGGAAACAGGCTATGGACGTTCGCAGCACCAGAATAGAAATCGCTAAAGGAATTTTGAAAACGTATGACGGTTAA
- a CDS encoding glutamine synthetase family protein — protein sequence MNGAVSEILEFVKENDIKFIRLGFCDLFGFQKNISIVSEELPSAFENGVLFDAHAIKGFRDVTESDLLLFPAPETLAILPWRPGTGRVARFFCDIKNPDATPFHYDTRNLLKEAENRCQEMGYFCKIGAECEFYLFKTDENGEPTETPLDKGGYFDISPLDKGENIRREICLTLDEMGITPECSHHERGPGQNEIDFKFGGALNCADNLLNFKSVVKAIASRNGLYASFMPKPIPQTAGNGLHVNISLIKNGVNIFRNIEGGQSNAAESFIAGILSKTPEMTLFLNPIVNSYERFGEFEAPKFVSWSHQNRSQLVRIPAASGEKVRMELRSPDPSLNPYFAFALIMSAGLDGIENGLTLPAPLNIDLYSANEDLTKNLVRLPASLKEAISLAQNSPFVKNIVGEELLLKYITIKKNEVTEFDLALTDKAKFYKERFFDCV from the coding sequence ATGAACGGCGCAGTATCTGAAATATTAGAATTCGTCAAAGAAAACGACATAAAATTCATTCGTTTGGGTTTTTGCGATCTGTTCGGATTTCAAAAAAATATCTCTATCGTATCAGAAGAATTACCGTCCGCTTTTGAAAACGGCGTGTTATTCGACGCTCACGCAATCAAAGGTTTTCGAGACGTGACCGAATCCGATTTATTGCTTTTCCCAGCCCCCGAAACACTTGCGATATTGCCATGGCGTCCGGGAACCGGCAGAGTCGCACGTTTCTTCTGTGACATTAAAAATCCCGATGCGACGCCGTTTCACTACGACACCAGAAATTTACTGAAAGAAGCCGAAAACCGCTGTCAAGAAATGGGTTATTTTTGCAAAATCGGCGCGGAATGCGAGTTTTATCTTTTCAAAACCGATGAAAACGGCGAACCGACCGAAACACCGCTTGACAAAGGCGGTTATTTTGATATTTCGCCGCTTGACAAAGGCGAAAACATCCGCCGCGAAATCTGCCTGACGCTTGATGAAATGGGAATAACGCCGGAATGTTCTCACCACGAACGCGGACCCGGACAAAATGAAATCGATTTCAAGTTCGGCGGAGCGCTGAATTGCGCCGATAATTTGCTAAACTTTAAATCGGTAGTAAAAGCGATCGCTTCTCGTAACGGCTTATATGCATCTTTTATGCCAAAACCTATACCGCAAACGGCGGGAAACGGCTTACACGTTAATATTTCGCTTATTAAAAACGGAGTTAATATTTTTAGAAACATAGAGGGCGGACAATCAAACGCGGCGGAAAGTTTTATCGCCGGCATATTGTCTAAAACACCGGAAATGACTTTATTCTTAAACCCGATTGTCAATTCGTACGAGCGTTTTGGTGAATTTGAAGCGCCGAAATTTGTGTCATGGTCTCACCAGAATCGTTCGCAACTTGTCAGAATCCCTGCGGCGTCCGGCGAAAAAGTAAGAATGGAATTACGCTCGCCCGATCCGTCGCTTAATCCGTATTTTGCTTTTGCTTTAATAATGTCGGCAGGACTTGACGGGATAGAAAACGGACTTACTTTACCGGCGCCCCTTAATATTGATTTGTATTCCGCAAACGAAGACCTGACAAAAAATCTCGTTCGTCTGCCCGCAAGTTTGAAAGAAGCGATAAGTTTGGCGCAAAACAGCCCATTCGTTAAAAATATAGTCGGAGAGGAATTGCTTTTGAAATATATTACGATAAAGAAAAACGAAGTGACGGAATTCGACTTAGCCCTTACCGACAAGGCGAAGTTTTACAAAGAGAGATTTTTCGACTGCGTATAA
- a CDS encoding transposase, which translates to MESVWAVFKRGMYGVFHNVSDKHLQRYANE; encoded by the coding sequence ATTGAAAGTGTCTGGGCAGTATTTAAGCGCGGTATGTATGGCGTGTTTCATAACGTTTCTGATAAACATTTGCAAAGATACGCTAATGAGTAG
- a CDS encoding adenylosuccinate synthase: MANSVVIGSQWGDEGKAKVIDYLTEKADIVVRYQGGANAGHTVIVDGKKFVFHMLPSGIISAEKICVIANGVVFDAQQFLCEVDDLSKQGVNIENRLFVSDIAHLVLPYHKIVDCAREEMLARESGNKIGTTGRGIGPAYSDKSIRCGIRTGELLNFDMFVKRFTQQYNEKKNLVERFYKAKFDLSLDETIGQYREIAKRITPLLKDTAYFLFEQSRKGKKLLFEGAQGNFLDIDHGTYPFVTSSNTSIGSVSTGSGVAANEIDEIIGIVKAYTTRVGNGPFPTELFDEDGVNLQTIGGEKGATTGRARRCGWLDTVLIRKSIQLNGFTKLAITKLDVLNTFKKIKICTKYEIDSKIVERFPTSIDDLAKAKPIYEEFDGWECLLDDCKSFDQLPENAKKYLNRLKELCYGVEFNMVSIGADRNQTIGIG; encoded by the coding sequence ATGGCTAATTCGGTTGTTATAGGCTCGCAATGGGGTGACGAAGGTAAAGCCAAAGTAATAGATTATCTTACTGAAAAGGCGGATATTGTAGTCAGGTATCAGGGCGGAGCGAACGCCGGGCATACGGTCATAGTGGACGGCAAAAAATTTGTTTTTCACATGCTTCCCAGCGGAATAATTTCCGCAGAAAAGATTTGCGTAATCGCTAACGGGGTTGTTTTTGACGCACAACAGTTTTTGTGTGAAGTCGATGATCTTTCCAAACAAGGCGTAAATATTGAGAATCGCTTATTTGTCTCAGATATCGCTCATTTGGTTTTACCATACCACAAAATCGTCGATTGCGCACGCGAAGAAATGCTTGCAAGAGAAAGCGGGAACAAAATCGGCACGACGGGAAGAGGTATAGGACCCGCTTATTCAGATAAGTCGATTCGCTGTGGAATAAGAACCGGAGAATTGCTGAATTTTGATATGTTTGTTAAAAGATTTACGCAGCAGTATAACGAAAAAAAGAATTTGGTCGAGCGATTCTACAAAGCGAAATTTGACTTGTCGCTTGACGAAACGATTGGACAATATCGTGAAATCGCAAAGAGGATAACTCCGCTTTTGAAAGATACGGCATATTTTCTATTTGAGCAAAGCCGTAAAGGTAAAAAATTGCTTTTTGAAGGCGCTCAGGGCAATTTTTTGGATATCGACCACGGAACTTATCCGTTTGTCACAAGTTCCAACACGTCTATCGGTTCGGTTTCTACGGGAAGCGGCGTTGCGGCGAACGAAATAGACGAAATTATAGGCATAGTAAAAGCGTACACTACACGAGTCGGAAACGGTCCTTTCCCAACGGAATTATTTGACGAAGACGGCGTAAATTTGCAGACTATAGGCGGCGAAAAAGGCGCGACGACCGGCAGGGCGCGTCGCTGCGGTTGGCTTGATACGGTTTTGATCAGAAAGTCGATTCAACTGAACGGATTCACAAAATTGGCGATAACCAAATTAGACGTGCTTAATACGTTCAAAAAAATAAAGATTTGCACTAAATACGAAATCGACTCAAAAATAGTCGAGCGGTTTCCGACTTCTATAGACGATTTGGCGAAAGCGAAACCTATTTATGAAGAATTTGACGGCTGGGAATGTTTACTTGACGACTGTAAAAGTTTTGACCAACTTCCCGAAAACGCCAAAAAGTACCTCAATCGGCTTAAAGAATTATGCTATGGCGTCGAATTTAATATGGTTTCCATCGGTGCGGATAGAAACCAAACGATAGGAATCGGATAA
- a CDS encoding LytR C-terminal domain-containing protein translates to MRQEITLSLIALVILITAIFLGKSSEIYNSQYSVKEKIGFTASGESVIWVYNGCGRPRVAERVTNILRDKGFDAYNKRNMPMQTYSNTLVISRTGDMKTAKSVAEHLNVKNPFFLISDVETTNEITVIVGDSFRELE, encoded by the coding sequence ATGCGTCAGGAAATTACGCTCTCGCTGATTGCGTTGGTGATTTTGATTACGGCGATTTTTCTTGGGAAAAGCAGCGAGATATATAATTCGCAGTATTCGGTTAAAGAAAAAATCGGTTTCACCGCTTCCGGCGAGTCGGTTATTTGGGTATATAACGGGTGCGGAAGACCGAGAGTAGCCGAAAGGGTTACCAATATTTTACGAGATAAAGGATTTGACGCTTACAATAAAAGAAACATGCCTATGCAGACTTATTCAAATACGCTTGTTATTTCACGAACGGGCGATATGAAAACTGCAAAAAGCGTTGCGGAACATCTTAACGTGAAAAATCCGTTTTTTTTAATCAGCGATGTTGAAACTACAAACGAAATCACCGTGATTGTCGGCGATTCTTTTAGGGAGTTGGAATGA
- the rsfS gene encoding ribosome silencing factor, with translation MNIEENEEIGALVKFLKEAKAEDITIIKTDVEKTETDFVVICKGAVFVHVSAIAQSVKAQFKKELGVSPIIFEGREHGRWILLHYSFATIHVMLQELRDYYKIEEIYKDCERLDIE, from the coding sequence ATGAATATTGAAGAAAATGAAGAAATCGGCGCTCTTGTGAAATTCTTGAAAGAAGCGAAGGCGGAGGATATTACCATAATTAAAACCGATGTCGAGAAAACTGAAACGGATTTTGTGGTTATTTGTAAAGGCGCGGTATTTGTTCACGTTTCGGCGATAGCGCAAAGCGTAAAAGCGCAATTCAAAAAGGAATTAGGCGTTTCTCCGATAATTTTTGAGGGACGCGAACACGGGCGTTGGATTTTGTTGCATTATTCTTTTGCGACGATTCACGTTATGCTGCAAGAACTTCGCGATTATTACAAAATCGAAGAAATTTATAAAGATTGCGAGCGTTTGGATATTGAGTAA
- a CDS encoding site-specific DNA-methyltransferase has protein sequence MYNMVRNKELSNFFGTVTLKGERIEANFESNAKPMLFYQHQNGQLWQGDSITWLKSLSAESADVIFADPPYNIKKADWDNFESQEEYIKFSMQWIEQSARILKPTGTLFVCGFSEILADLKHPAAKYFKSCRWVIWHYKNKANLGKDWGRSHESILHFRKTKDFTFNINDIRIPYGEHTLKYPSHPQAETSQYANGKNGNHIWEPHPLGAKPKDVLEIPQDIIEVPTTCNGMHEKTPHPTQKPEELLRKLILASSNVGDVVIDPFCGSGTTPVCADQLQRRWMACDLSPEYLDWAANRIELVEDWSIEKWIRYDLENQKRRNSIR, from the coding sequence ATGTATAATATGGTACGAAATAAAGAATTGTCTAATTTTTTTGGAACGGTTACGCTCAAAGGTGAACGGATTGAGGCGAATTTTGAGAGTAACGCAAAACCAATGTTATTTTATCAACACCAAAACGGGCAATTATGGCAAGGCGACAGTATAACGTGGCTAAAATCACTTTCAGCAGAAAGCGCGGATGTGATTTTTGCCGATCCTCCATACAATATAAAAAAAGCGGATTGGGATAATTTTGAAAGTCAGGAAGAATATATCAAATTTTCCATGCAGTGGATTGAACAGTCCGCACGAATTTTAAAGCCAACCGGTACGCTTTTTGTGTGTGGATTTTCAGAAATTTTGGCAGATTTGAAACATCCGGCAGCCAAATATTTCAAATCATGCCGGTGGGTAATATGGCATTATAAAAATAAGGCAAACCTTGGTAAAGACTGGGGACGAAGCCATGAAAGTATTTTGCATTTTCGTAAAACAAAAGATTTTACGTTCAATATCAATGATATTCGCATCCCTTACGGAGAGCACACGCTGAAATATCCAAGCCATCCGCAAGCTGAAACAAGCCAGTATGCGAACGGTAAAAACGGTAATCATATTTGGGAACCGCATCCGCTTGGCGCAAAACCAAAAGATGTGCTGGAAATTCCGCAGGATATTATTGAAGTGCCGACAACATGTAACGGAATGCACGAAAAAACGCCGCATCCGACACAAAAACCGGAAGAATTATTACGTAAATTGATTTTAGCGTCTTCAAACGTTGGCGATGTCGTTATTGACCCGTTTTGCGGTTCGGGTACAACGCCGGTTTGTGCCGATCAGTTACAGCGCAGATGGATGGCTTGCGATTTGTCGCCCGAATATCTGGATTGGGCTGCCAACCGCATTGAATTAGTCGAAGATTGGAGCATTGAAAAATGGATTAGATACGATTTGGAAAATCAAAAAAGAAGAAACTCAATACGATGA
- the carA gene encoding glutamine-hydrolyzing carbamoyl-phosphate synthase small subunit: protein MKAFIILEDGKVFEGKSFGAVGEALGEVVFNTSMCGYQEILTDPSYKRQAVLMTYPMIGNYGVNLEDAESQNVFVSGFIVKEACKYPSNFMSVETLGDYLKKNGVIGIENVDTRALTKHIRLAGSMKAVLFAGDKTPDFEKLAQRAKDWEGTDKIDTVKEVSTQKEYIFEGTFNRPITVSPKYDIVAIDCGIKMNILRIFADLGCKVCVVPASFGAERILAKNPDGVFISNGPGDPSVVAYVIETIRNLIGKKPLFGICLGHQLLTLALGGKTYKLKFGHHGGNHPVKNLATDEVEITSQNHCFCADLNSLDGKVKMTHVNLNDRTCEGIYDDEKRIISVQYHPEASPGPHDSNYIFRDFLKMIDASRSQTKTL from the coding sequence ATGAAAGCGTTTATTATACTTGAAGATGGAAAAGTGTTTGAAGGAAAGTCGTTTGGAGCTGTCGGCGAGGCGCTTGGCGAGGTGGTTTTTAACACCAGTATGTGCGGCTATCAGGAAATTTTGACCGATCCGTCGTATAAGCGGCAAGCGGTTTTGATGACTTATCCTATGATTGGAAATTACGGTGTAAATCTTGAAGACGCGGAAAGTCAAAACGTTTTCGTTTCGGGATTTATAGTAAAAGAGGCGTGCAAATATCCGTCAAACTTTATGTCCGTCGAAACGCTTGGCGATTATCTAAAGAAAAACGGAGTTATCGGAATAGAAAACGTGGATACCCGCGCATTGACCAAACACATTCGCTTAGCCGGTTCTATGAAAGCGGTTTTGTTTGCAGGCGACAAAACGCCCGATTTTGAAAAACTTGCTCAAAGAGCCAAAGATTGGGAAGGGACGGATAAAATCGACACCGTCAAAGAGGTTTCTACGCAAAAGGAATATATTTTTGAAGGAACTTTCAACCGCCCGATAACTGTCAGTCCGAAATACGACATAGTAGCGATTGACTGCGGAATAAAAATGAATATTCTGCGGATTTTTGCCGATTTGGGATGCAAGGTTTGCGTCGTTCCCGCAAGTTTCGGCGCAGAGCGAATTTTGGCGAAAAATCCGGACGGGGTATTTATTTCCAACGGACCCGGCGACCCGTCGGTCGTAGCCTATGTTATCGAAACCATTCGTAATTTAATCGGCAAAAAACCTCTTTTCGGCATTTGTTTGGGGCATCAATTATTAACTTTAGCGCTTGGCGGAAAGACATATAAACTTAAATTCGGACATCACGGTGGAAATCATCCCGTGAAAAATTTGGCGACGGACGAAGTAGAAATTACTTCGCAAAACCACTGCTTTTGCGCGGATTTGAATTCACTCGACGGTAAAGTGAAAATGACGCATGTAAACTTGAACGATCGCACTTGCGAGGGAATTTATGACGACGAGAAGCGAATAATTTCAGTTCAATATCATCCTGAAGCGTCGCCCGGACCGCACGATTCCAATTATATATTCAGAGACTTCTTGAAAATGATTGACGCTTCCCGCTCTCAAACAAAAACGCTTTAG
- the metE gene encoding 5-methyltetrahydropteroyltriglutamate--homocysteine S-methyltransferase — protein sequence MKTSIIGYPRIGENRELKFWTENYFKGTVPEEALLLNTEKLRLKHWNKQTDNGISFIPSGDFSFYDGVLDTAVLLDIIPKRYRELNLGRFDTYFAMAKGYQGERGDVKALSMRKWFNTNYHYIVPEIDDDTVMSLKGNKLFDEFLQAKANWICAKPVITGAFTLLKLAKYQKKHAGDFVEQIVSVYTEIIRRLSELGAQWLQIDEPVLVTDLTAEDISLFKKIYTGVLKNKGSVKVLLQTYFGDIRDIYKGVVSLAFDGIGLDFIEGKETLALVKKHGFPSDKTLFAGVVNGKNVWRNNYQKTLDLLGEIKKHAAQVVLSTSCSLLHVPYTVSVEDKLPQKAKNAFAFAEEKLTELAELAMLAEDANYANSSAFKANLSLHESLKQSANTNVQSRVSALKNENYIRLPERSKRFAVQREFLQIPLLPTTTIGSFPQTAEVRANRNRLRKGEITKTQYEARLDGLLAGVVKLQEEIGLDVLVHGEFERNDMVEYFGENLAGFLFTRLGWVQSYGTRCVKPPIVFSDISRQRPITVETSKYAQSLTDKPMKAMLTGPITILNWSFPREDVSNKEQATQIALAMRDEVLDLQDAGLKIIQIDEAALREKLPLRKSDWHGEYLDWAIPAFRLTHSGVKPETQIHTHMCYSEFEDIIKEIDEMDADVITFEASRSSLGILSAIKESGFETAVGPGVYDIHSPRVPSEEEITAAIKAIIQTVPVEKAWVNPDCGLKTRGNAETVSSLKNLVSAARRVRCELQK from the coding sequence ATGAAAACTTCAATTATCGGTTATCCCCGTATCGGAGAAAACCGCGAACTTAAATTTTGGACGGAGAATTATTTCAAAGGAACGGTACCGGAAGAAGCGCTTCTGTTGAACACAGAAAAACTGCGCTTAAAACATTGGAATAAACAGACCGACAACGGCATAAGTTTTATACCGTCTGGAGACTTCTCATTTTATGACGGGGTTCTTGATACGGCGGTTTTATTGGACATTATTCCCAAGAGGTATCGCGAGTTAAATCTTGGGCGGTTTGATACGTATTTCGCTATGGCGAAAGGTTATCAGGGCGAAAGGGGAGACGTCAAGGCGCTTTCGATGCGCAAATGGTTCAACACTAATTATCACTATATAGTCCCAGAAATTGACGACGACACGGTTATGAGCCTCAAAGGAAACAAGTTGTTTGATGAATTTTTACAGGCAAAAGCGAACTGGATTTGCGCAAAGCCGGTTATAACAGGCGCTTTTACGCTCCTGAAATTAGCGAAATATCAAAAAAAGCATGCAGGCGATTTCGTCGAACAGATTGTTTCGGTTTACACCGAGATTATTAGGCGGCTGAGCGAATTAGGCGCTCAGTGGTTACAGATAGACGAGCCCGTACTTGTTACGGATTTAACCGCCGAAGACATTTCGCTTTTCAAAAAGATTTACACCGGCGTTCTGAAGAATAAAGGCTCTGTAAAAGTGTTGTTACAGACATATTTCGGAGACATCCGCGACATTTACAAAGGGGTCGTTTCTCTTGCGTTTGACGGAATAGGGCTTGACTTTATAGAAGGAAAAGAAACGCTTGCGCTTGTAAAAAAGCACGGTTTTCCCTCTGATAAAACGCTGTTTGCGGGAGTTGTAAACGGTAAGAACGTTTGGCGCAACAACTATCAAAAAACGCTTGACTTATTGGGCGAAATAAAAAAACATGCGGCGCAGGTCGTTCTCTCGACGTCGTGTTCTCTGCTTCATGTTCCTTATACTGTAAGCGTTGAGGATAAATTGCCTCAAAAAGCCAAAAACGCTTTTGCCTTTGCCGAAGAAAAACTTACGGAGCTGGCGGAACTTGCAATGCTTGCAGAAGATGCGAATTATGCAAACTCTTCCGCCTTTAAAGCGAACTTAAGTTTGCACGAAAGTTTAAAGCAAAGCGCAAACACAAACGTTCAAAGCAGAGTTTCGGCGCTCAAGAACGAAAACTACATACGCTTACCCGAAAGATCGAAACGTTTTGCCGTTCAAAGAGAATTTTTGCAAATTCCTCTTCTTCCGACAACCACAATCGGTTCTTTTCCGCAAACCGCCGAGGTTCGGGCAAACCGTAACAGGTTACGCAAAGGGGAAATTACAAAAACTCAATATGAAGCCAGATTAGACGGACTTTTGGCGGGCGTGGTTAAACTGCAGGAAGAAATAGGGCTTGACGTGCTTGTTCACGGAGAGTTTGAGCGTAACGACATGGTGGAATATTTTGGCGAGAACCTCGCAGGCTTCCTCTTCACGCGCCTTGGGTGGGTGCAATCTTACGGAACGCGCTGCGTAAAGCCTCCGATTGTTTTCAGCGACATAAGCCGTCAAAGACCGATAACGGTAGAAACTTCCAAATACGCGCAAAGCCTTACGGATAAGCCCATGAAAGCGATGCTTACCGGACCGATAACGATACTTAACTGGTCTTTTCCGCGCGAGGACGTAAGTAACAAGGAACAGGCGACGCAAATCGCTTTGGCGATGCGCGACGAAGTACTTGACCTTCAAGATGCCGGGTTGAAAATAATACAAATTGACGAAGCGGCGCTACGCGAGAAACTTCCTCTGCGTAAATCGGATTGGCACGGCGAATACTTAGACTGGGCGATACCGGCGTTTCGTCTTACTCACAGCGGTGTAAAGCCCGAGACTCAGATTCACACTCACATGTGTTACAGTGAATTTGAGGATATTATAAAGGAAATCGACGAGATGGACGCGGACGTAATTACCTTTGAAGCCAGCCGCTCGTCTCTTGGAATACTGTCGGCGATTAAAGAGAGCGGATTTGAGACGGCGGTAGGACCGGGCGTATATGACATACATTCTCCGCGCGTACCGTCGGAGGAAGAAATAACTGCGGCTATAAAAGCGATTATACAAACCGTACCCGTTGAAAAGGCGTGGGTTAATCCCGACTGCGGACTGAAAACCCGCGGCAACGCAGAAACCGTATCGAGTCTTAAGAATCTTGTATCTGCGGCAAGACGAGTAAGGTGTGAATTGCAGAAGTGA